In Carya illinoinensis cultivar Pawnee chromosome 10, C.illinoinensisPawnee_v1, whole genome shotgun sequence, one DNA window encodes the following:
- the LOC122278337 gene encoding protein FAR-RED ELONGATED HYPOCOTYL 1-like produces the protein MREDKENPSEIYSFHDNKGLENNTVDSNKKRKLQAGQLDFPIPKHKCWDRSFASEPVFVFDKNPEVESIFPNIITGKTEGAAMDYGAEPESGKDSNSFGGDSDSATSSYGEAKVQLKKDKLAFLSGEHPSHHDELQAFQNLEEHLVDFCDQVDYTSSGYGNNCIEQPTDNELEDILLSHRINPTNMYVLSSGRWTVGQDAQPGIRKETIDQEFEQFFSKLML, from the exons ATGAGAGAAGATAAGGAGAACCCATCTGAAATTTACAG CTTCCATGACAATAAAGGACTCGAGAATAACACTGTTGACTCGaacaagaaaaggaaattacAGGCAGGGCAATTGGATTTTCCTATACCAAAGCATAAATGCTGGGATCGCAGCTTTGCTTCTGAACCGGTCTTTGTGTTTGACAAAAATCCTGAGGTAGAAAGCATATTTCCTAACATAATAACTGGGAAAACAGAAGGAGCAGCCATGGATTATGGGGCAGAACCTGAATCAGGGAAAGACAGCAATAGTTTTGGTGGCGATTCCGACTCTGCAACGTCTTCATATGGTGAAGCTAAAGTCCAATTAAA AAAAGACAAACTTGCATTTCTGAGTGGAGAGCATCCTAGCCATCATGATGAATTACAAGCATTTCAGAATCTTGAGGAGCACCTCGTAGATTTCTGTGATCAAGTAGATTACACTAGCTCTGGATATGGAAACAACTGCATTGAACAGCCCACAGATAACGAACTTGAAGACATACTCTTATCCCACCGGATTAACCCAACAAATATGTACGTTCTTTCATCCGGAAGATGGACTGTAGGCCAAG ATGCTCAACCAGGCATTAGGAAAGAAACCATCGATCAAGAATTCGAGCAGTTCTTTTCCAAGCTTATGCTGTAG
- the LOC122278952 gene encoding amino acid transporter AVT1D-like, with amino-acid sequence MYNLRLPRLLGHLLQPNPTKPEFEYKSRVVMKLDDDLGRDRGDDFQTDDEENEAELVYGDEDYTESEDTFSSPSPSVNNIDLNDSTWPQSYRQSISRFTTVAPPSLNFLRKTSLTGMSSFFSTAQESPEASEHGSLLSKPLISETSIGKEEVPTSILPVKISGSACSKFSTRKSPPPQEQCSLAQAVIDGINVLCGIGLLTTPYAVKEGGWFSLIILVMMGVISCYTAFLLKRCLESSPELQTYPDIGEAAFGLAGRFGIAIVLYIELYASCAEYIIMMSDNLASLYPDTQIRFAGTYLGSRQVFSITATLIVLPTVWLRNLSLLSYLSGGVVASILVALCLLWVGVVDRVGFHPCGTALDLANISVSIGIFSYSFSGHPVFPNIYTSMKESSHFRSVLIASFVFCFFMYIGVAICGFLMFGDSVKSQFTLNMPREYVASNIAIWTVVANPLTKYALTLTPISLSLEELLPSAQLRSFSVVLLVRTILVFSTLVVALTVPYFASVMALMGSLLTMLITFIFPCACYLRILKGKLTKLQFANSIIILSVASVCLCIGTYSAVIRISEK; translated from the exons ATGTATAATCTCCGATTACCTCGGCTTCTTGGACACTTACTTCAGCCAAACCCGACCAAACCAG AATTTGAATACAAGAGCAGAGTGGTAATGAAACTGGACGATGATTTGGGGCGGGACCGGGGGGATGATTTCCAAACCGATGATGAAGAAAACGAGGCCGAATTGGTTTATGGGGACGAGGACTATACTGAATCTGAAGACACATTTTCCTCACCAAGTCCATCTGTTAACAACATTGACCTCAACGATTCCACTTGGCCTCAGAGCTACAG GCAGTCAATTAGCAGGTTTACAACTGTGGCCCCACCATCCCttaattttttaaggaaaactAGCCTGACAGGAATGAGCAGCTTTTTTTCCACTGCACAAGAGAGCCCAGAAGCATCTGAGCATGGTTCTTTGCTGAGTAAGCCTCTTATTTCTGAAACAAGTATAGGCAAAGAAGAAGTGCCTACTTCCATACTACCTGTGAAAATATCTGGATCTGCCTGCTCAAAGTTTTCTACAAGAAAATCGCCCCCACCGCAGGAGCAGTGTTCATTGGCTCAAGCAGTCATTGATG GAATCAATGTTCTGTGTGGCATAGGACTCCTTACAACTCCGTATGCAGTCAAAGAAGGAGGATGGTTTAGCCTCATCATACTTGTGATGATGGGTGTCATTTCTTGCTATACGGCATTTTTATTGAAGCGATGTTTAGAAAGCTCCCCAGAACTCCAAACTTACCCAGATATTGGAGAGGCTGCTTTTGGGTTAGCTGGCCGCTTTGGAATAGCT ATAGTTTTGTACATAGAACTATAT GCTTCTTGCGCGGAGTACATCATTATGATGAGCGATAACCTGGCATCATTATACCCAGACACACAAATCCGTTTTGCTGGAACTTATCTTGGTTCTCGTCAAGTTTTCTCCATAACAGCTACTCTTATTGTTCTTCCAACCGTTTGGCTTCGAAATCTGAGTTTGCTCTCATACCTTTCAG GTGGAGTAGTTGCATCAATTCTGGTGGCACTTTGCTTATTATGGGTTGGGGTGGTGGACCGAGTTGGATTTCATCCATGTGGAACAGCTTTAGACCTTGCAAACATATCTGTCTCAATTGGTATCTTTAGTTACAGTTTCTCGGGCCATCCAGTTTTTCCAAATATCTATACTTCAATGAAAGAATCATCACACTTTCGATCTGTATTAATAGCCAG CtttgttttctgtttctttATGTACATTGGGGTGGCAATATGCGGCTTTCTAATGTTTGGTGACTCGGTCAAATCTCAGTTCACTTTAAACATGCCCAGAGAATATGTTGCTTCCAATATCGCAATCTGGACTGTG GTGGCGAACCCACTGACAAAGTATGCGTTGACACTTACACCCATCTCATTGAGTTTAGAGGAACTCCTGCCCTCGGCTCAGCTTAGATCTTTTAGTGTAGTGCTTCTCGTCAGAACAATTTTAGTATTTTCGACTTTGGTGGTGGCACTGACTGTTCCATACTTTG CTTCTGTAATGGCGTTAATGGGATCTTTACTTACAATGTTAATT ACATTTATCTTTCCATGCGCATGTTATCTCCGCATACTCAAAGGTAAATTGACGAAGTTGCAG TTTGCAAATtccataataattttaagtgtgGCTTCGGTCTGTTTATGCATTGGTACATATTCAGCAGTCATAAGAATATCTGAAAAATAG